In Gammaproteobacteria bacterium, the genomic window GTAACTTAATTTGCTCCCCCGGCTTCGCTGTCCTGACGCCACGTACCGGAACCATTTCCAAGTACGTAAGCTATGTGGCTCAAAGCAACGCCTTCACTGATCGCGTTACAGCTCATTCGTTTGGGATTGCCTATCCCGCAATCGCCGAGAGCCGCCTCGCTTCTTTTCACGTTGCCGTTCCACCAAGCGGAGAACAAGCAGCCATCGTGCGCTTCCTCGACCACGCCGACCGGCGGATCGGGCGGTACAATTCGCGCGAAGCAGAAACTGATCAAACTACTGGAGGAGCAGAAGAAGGCCATCATTCATCGCGCCGTCACCCGCGGTCTCGATCCCCTTGTCCCGCTCAAGCCCTCCGGCGTGGAGTGGCTGGGCGACGTGCCGGCGCATTGGGAGGTGAAGCCTTGTCGTTATCTCTTCCGTGAAGTTGATCGGCGATCCGCTGATGGTTCAGAAGAGCATCTATCAATGAGTCAGCGCCTGGGACTAGTGCCTAGCCACCTTGTGAAAAACAGAACACTGGTGTCGGAGAGCTATGCTGGGGGTAAGCTGTGTGAGGTTGGTGACCTCGTTCTGAATCGACTCAAAGCTCACCTTGGCGTGTTTGCGCTTTCGCAATATGCAGGCGTAACTAGCCCGGACTACACCGTCCTGCGGCATATTGAACAAGGGAGTGCTGAATACTACGAACAGGTGCTTCGATCGCCGGCTTGTCGCATCGAGCTTCGAATAAGGGCCAAGGGAATCGTCGAGGGCTTCTGGCGCCTTTACACCGACGACTTGTACGACATCCGTTTACCGGTCCCGCCTCGTGAAGAGCGAGATGTAATCATCGACTACATTCGAATTGCAACGGCCGAAATTCAAACCGGTGCGTCGCTTGCAGGAAGCGAAATCTCCCTCCTCCGCGAGTACCGCGCCCGCCTGATCGCCGACGTGGTCACCGGCAAGCTCGACGTGCGCGAGGCGGCGGCGAGCCTGCCCGATGAACCCAGTGACATGGACTCGCTCGACGGAGTTGATGCCTTGGTCGAGGGCGAGGAACCTGAGGATATTAATCTCGACGCCGCACCTGACGAGGCCGAGGTGTGAGTCCGCCACCTGCTCAACCCAAGATCTATCACATTACCCATGTGGACAATTTGCCGTCCATCCTGGCCGACGGTGGTCTGTGGTCGGATGCAGAATTAATCGCACGGGGCGGGCCGGCAGCCTCCATCGGCATGGGCGGCATTAAGCAGCGTCGGCTCGGTCTGCCGGTGGAATGCCATCCCGGCGACCGCGTGGGCGATTACGTGCCTTTCTACTTCTGCCCACGCTCGATCATGCTGTTCCTGATCCACTGCGCCAATCACCCCGAGTTGGCTAATCGCGACGGGCAGGGGCCGATACTGCACTTGGAGGCAGATCTGCATGAGACGATCGACTGGGCAGAATCAGAAGCCCGGCGTTGGGCGTTCAGCCTCTCAAACGCGGGAGCGGTCTACACGGAGTTTCGTCATGAGCGGGACCAGCTCGACGAGGTCAATTGGCCGGCCGTGATGGCGACCGATTTTCGTGACCAGCAGATCAAGGAAGCAAAGCAGGCAGAACTCCTAGTGCACGGATTCTTTCCATGGACCTTGGTTCGGCGTATTGGGGTACATTCCGGTGCGGTTCAGCAGCGCGTGTCGCGGGTATTGATGCAGACAGCGCATCGGCCCATCATCGAGGTGCAGCGGCGATGGTATTATTAAGTTGTAAGAGAGAGCCATGATTAGATTCGAGCAAGGCGACATTCTGCGCGCCGAAGCCGAGGCGCTGATTAACACCGTCAACTGCGTCGGGATTATGGGACGCGGGATAGCGCTGCAGTTCAGAAATACCTTTCCAGCTAATTTCAAAGCCTACGCGGCGGCCTGCAAGCGCGGGGAGGTTCAGCCGGGCCGGATGTTCGTGTTCGATACCGGTGATCTGACGTGGCCGCGCTATATCATCAACTTTCCAACCAAGCGCCATTGGCGCGGCAAAAGCCGGATCGAGGACATTCGCGCAGGGCTGGACGCGCTGGTGACCGAAATCCGTGAGCGCCGAATCCGTTCCGTCGCTATTCCTCCGTTGGGTAGTGGGCTGGGTGGTTTGGATTGGTCAGAGGTTAGACCGCTGATCGAGCACGCCATGGAAGGTCTCCCAGAGGTAGAAGTACGGGTCTTCGAACCCGGAGGTGGTCCCGCGGATACGAAAGCAAATCGATCCCGGGAAGTGCCCAGAATGACACCAGGGCGCGCGGCCTTAGTGGGGCTGATGCGGCGCTATCTCGATGGTTTGATGGACCCGTTCATCACCCTGCTCGAGGTACACAAGTTGATGTACTTCCTGCAGGAAGCGGGGGAGCCATTACGACTGCGCTACGTAAAAGGGCCATATGGTCCCTATGCGGAGAACCTGAGACATGTTTTGCGCGAGGCCGAAGGTCACCTCATTACCGGCTATGCCGATGGCGGCGATCAGCCGGACAATCAGCTTTTTCTGGTGCCGGGCGCGGTATCGGACGCAGGCGTCTTTCTTGAGGCCCACGATGGTACGCACAGTCGCTTCGATCGAGTTGCTGAGCTCGTGCAAGGCTTTGAGACATCATTCGGCTTGGAGTTATTGACTACGGTTCATTGGGTAGTTTCCAAGGAACACGCCGACTCACGTGAAGAAGTCGTGGCCGCGACGTATGCATGGGGCGATCGTAAGCGCCAGTTTTCTCCTACCCAGATCGGCATTGCGCTTGATCGGCTGATAGATAACGGCTGGCGAGAAAAGCATTAAAAGAACTAATAGGATGACCAGCGACACCAGCGAGAAAGGCATCGAAAGCCTGATCGTCGCGGCGATGACGGGTCGCGCGGCGGGAACGCCGATGAAGAACGACGCCGTACGCGAAGCTTCGTCGCACGGCGGCTCCGGTTGGTTGCTGGGCGATGCCGCCGATTACAACCGCGAGCACGCGGTCGATCTGGTGCAGTTGACGGCTTTTCTAATCACTACGCAAGAAAACGCAGCGGCGTCGCTCGATCTTGCAAACGACAGCCCAACGCGCCGGCAGTTTCTCGCGCGTCTGCAAGTGGAGATCAGCAAGCGGGGCGTGATTAATGTGATCCGCCGAGGTATCCATCACCGCCCGGTCTCACTGGATCTCTTCTACGGCACGCCTTCGCTCGGCAACCCGGCCGCCATCGAGCGCTTCGCCGCCAACCGCTTCAGCGTCACACGGCAACTCCGTTACAGCCGGGATGAAACAAGCCTCGCGCTGGACCTCTGCCTGTTTATCAACGGTTTGCCCGTCGCCACGTTTGAACTCAAGAACAGCCTGACCAAGCAAACGGTCGAGGACGCGATCCAGCAATACCGGCGCGATCGCGACCCGCGCGAGCTGCTGTTCGAGTTCGGGCGCTGCATGGTCCATTTCGCGGTCGATGACCACGAGGTACGGATGTGCACGCATCTGAAAGGGAAGGCGTCGTGGTTCCTGCCATTCAATCAGGGCTGGAACGATGGCGCGGGAAATCCGCCGGACCCGCAAGGCTTGAAGACCGATTACCTGTGGAAGCGTATCCTCACGCCGCGCGGGCTGACGGACGTCATCGAGACTACGCGCAGATCGTCGAGTTCAAGGACGCGAAGACGGGCAAGAAGAAGCGCGTCCAGGTATTTCCGCGCTACCACCAGCTCGACGTGGTGCGCAAGCTGCTCGCCGATGTCAGCGAGCACGGTGCCGGCAAGCGCTATCTCATCCAGCACTCGGCGGGCAGCGGCAAATCGAACTCCATCGCGTGGATCGCACACCCAGCTCATCGGCCTGAACTACGACGGCCGGTGCGTGTTCGACTCGATCATCGTCGTGACGGACCGGCGTATTCTGGATAAGCAGATTCGAGACACCATCAAGCAGTTCACGCATGTTGGCGCTACGGTCGGGCACGCCGAGCATTCCGGTGATCTGAGAAAATTCATCCAGAGCGGCAAGAAGATCATCATCTCCACGGTGCAGAAGTTCCCGTTCATCCTGAACGAGATCGGCGACGAGCACCGCGGACGCGCGTTCGCGATCGTCATCGACGAGGCGCACTCCAGCCAGAGCGGGCGCACCTCGGCGGCCATGAGCACGGCATTATCGCAATCCGGCGCGGAAGCCGAGGATGAGACTGACGAGGACAGGATCAATCGAATCATGGAGGCCCGCAAGTTGCTGCCGAACGCGAGTTACTTTGCGTTCACCGAGACACCTAAGAACAAGACGCTGGAGATATTTGGAGACCCCCGCCCTGGCCCTCCCCCGCGAGCGGAGGAGGGAATCAAGCATCGGCCGTTTCACAGCTACACCATGAAACAAGCGATCGAGGAGGGTTTTATCCTCGACGTTCTGAAGAGCTATACGCCGGTAAACAGCTATTACCGGCTCGTGAAGACGGTGGAGGATGATCCGGAGTTCGACACCAAGCGCGTGAAGAAGAAACTACGACGCTACGTCGAAAGCCACGACCACGCCGTCCGCTTGAAGGCCGAGATCATGGTCGATCACTTCCACGAGCAGGTGGTCGCGCTCCAGAAGATCGGCGGCCAGGCGCGGGCGATGGTGGTGACCGGCGGGATCGAGCGAGCCATCCAGTATTTCAACGCGATCCGCGATTACCTGCGGGAGCGCAAGAGCGCCCATCAGGCCATCGTAGCCTTCTCCGGCGAGCATGAGTACGGCGGCGCGAAGGTAACCGAGTCCTCTTTGAACGGATTCGCCAGCAGCATGATCGCGGACAAGATCAAGGAAGATCCGTACCGTTTTCTCATCTGCGCGGACAAGTTTCAGACCGGTTACGACGAACCGCTGCTGCACACGATGTAGTGGACAAGCCGCTTGCCGGCGTCAAGGCGGTGCAGACGCTCTCGCGGCTCAATCGCGCGCATCCGCAGAAGCACGACGTGTTCGTACTGGATTTCATGAACGACGCCAGGACGATTGAGGGATCATTCGGGCCGTATTACCGCACGACCCTCCTCAGCGAAGAGACCGACTCCAACAAATTGCACGACCTGAAGGCCGACCTGGATGCGCATCAGGTTTATGTGCCAGAGCAGGTCGAAGCCTTGGTGGCCTTGTACCTCGACGGCGCCGGCCGGGACAAGCTCGATCCGATCCTCGACGCCTGCGTGGCGACATATAAAGATGTCCTGGATGAAGATGGGCAAGGTGGACTTCAAGGGCAAGGCCAAGACCTTCACGCGTACCTACAGCTTTCTCGCGGCGATACTCCCCTACACCAACGCAGCGGGAGAAGCTGTCGATATACCTGACGTTCCTGATCCCGAAGCTGCCCGCGCCAAAGGAGGAAGATTTGTCGAAGGGGATTCTGGAAGCCATCGACATGGACAAAGCCGCTTCACGCATTCAGCTGCCGGACGCCGATGCCGAGATCGGCCCGTTGCCGGTGGAGGGCGGCGGCCGCAAACCAGAGGCCGAGCTGGATCGGCTGACGAACATTCTGAAGACCTTTAACGATCACTTCGGCAACATCGAGTGGAGCGACGAGGATCGGGTGCAAAGGTTGATCGCGGAGGAAATTCCAGCCAAGGTGTCGGCCGACACTGCGTATCAAAACGCAAGAAAGAAACTCCGACAAGGAAAACGCCCGCATCGAGCACGACAAGGCGCTCGCGCGCGTGATGACCGCGGTGCTCAAAGACGACACTGAGTTGTTCAAGCAGTTTATGGACAATCAGGCGTTCCGCCGCTGGCCGGCCGACTCCGTATTCGCCATGACCTACGACTAGCCGCCTGGCGGCTTCTTGGACTGC contains:
- a CDS encoding DUF4433 domain-containing protein, with translation MSPPPAQPKIYHITHVDNLPSILADGGLWSDAELIARGGPAASIGMGGIKQRRLGLPVECHPGDRVGDYVPFYFCPRSIMLFLIHCANHPELANRDGQGPILHLEADLHETIDWAESEARRWAFSLSNAGAVYTEFRHERDQLDEVNWPAVMATDFRDQQIKEAKQAELLVHGFFPWTLVRRIGVHSGAVQQRVSRVLMQTAHRPIIEVQRRWYY
- a CDS encoding macro domain-containing protein encodes the protein MIRFEQGDILRAEAEALINTVNCVGIMGRGIALQFRNTFPANFKAYAAACKRGEVQPGRMFVFDTGDLTWPRYIINFPTKRHWRGKSRIEDIRAGLDALVTEIRERRIRSVAIPPLGSGLGGLDWSEVRPLIEHAMEGLPEVEVRVFEPGGGPADTKANRSREVPRMTPGRAALVGLMRRYLDGLMDPFITLLEVHKLMYFLQEAGEPLRLRYVKGPYGPYAENLRHVLREAEGHLITGYADGGDQPDNQLFLVPGAVSDAGVFLEAHDGTHSRFDRVAELVQGFETSFGLELLTTVHWVVSKEHADSREEVVAATYAWGDRKRQFSPTQIGIALDRLIDNGWREKH